In Fusarium fujikuroi IMI 58289 draft genome, chromosome FFUJ_chr08, one genomic interval encodes:
- a CDS encoding related to ankyrin 3, whose product MSGPSQLHQGGSEFLSTVTGHNVDLGNKSLTRRDTAQTINNHNYYGYSTDPLRDQAHENRGEKRKCTDDQGLFSLLPLGSLRHHESRLNYCRQSEQGSHSHPPLETLLQSLSFKQIDARHENIKKAHRKTCKWIIKRAEYLDWLNPNKVDEHHGFLWIKGKPGAGKSTLMKFLLSNSRRTMKNKIIISFFFNARGEQLEKSTAGMYRSLLLQMLQQLPRLHNVLEPGLVLGISENHDWGVEPLRTLFEQTVEGLGDSSVVAFIDALDECDESEIRSMVSSFKSLGKMSAEEGVSFQVCLASRHYPHITMPKKIELILEGQEGHEQDIISYLDSELEIGESKLAYEIRTQIQEKASGVFMWVVLVSGILQQKFDEGRIHDLKQTLGEIPGDLHELFRNILTRDDANKDEMLLCIQWVLFARNPLKPEQLYFAIRSHIECTTCKWDRDDITEATIRNFILSSSKGLAEVIRTKKDPTVQFIHESVRDFLLKDGGLRVILDMSGDIGAESHDQLKSCCYKYVQSYTEENGSPEGDSKQHLSEACVAADFEFPFLRYAVQNVLYHANAAEEGDISQTEFLKTFQLAEWIQHNNVFQDKDVRRHTAGASLLYLLAEHGFGKLIESHRASQSCFDIEGERYGAPVLAAMATGSRPTVWRLLKRETRDEPTTSNLHTLFHEYNVTRIGKHSIGRNFTFNPKRGLIYYILQNDDLIVASFVIASRNAYTWPELQAPRSETLFSVAIQHCHDVLATFRFLLENGADIEARDKRKGTPLALAAANGNAAVVAFLMGKGANVDHTCNHDMTALMYAAAGGSEECMRLLISGGASVAATDNQGQTALFGAVCSENESEAKVHLLIGHGVDVAATDNNGCTALAWSLKAGKAKESTVQMLLGHSDIVDKPDHVGRTPLMFALNSNLSIMKQLIEWGAHVNSIDNQGQSALLLAVKLKAESHARLLIDSGACTDVYDTQSHRTALSYAVTWKYSDIAVAPRGHSPMELFYHGDKLPPSIAEALLIRGAAVGIPDLSGRTPLSYTASTRDGADLTALLLSYGADVDRADNNGRTPLSYAAKHNSQVCELLLSYGADVDRADNNGRTPLSYAAQFHNNFSSWYCVQLLLDRGASPDKVDEAGKTALSYIRDQQIEDLLSN is encoded by the coding sequence ATGTCCGGACCATCGCAATTGCACCAGGGTGGTTCGGAATTTCTGAGCACAGTCACCGGGCATAATGTCGACTTGGGGAATAAGTCATTGACCCGCAGAGACACGGCTCAAACAATAAATAACCACAATTACTATGGATATTCCACAGACCCGCTGCGAGACCAAGCGCATGAGAATCGTGGAGAGAAGCGAAAGTGCACCGACGACCAAGGTTTGTTTTCATTACTTCCACTGGGGAGCCTTCGGCACCATGAGTCTAGACTAAACTATTGTCGACAATCAGAACAAGGTAGCCACAGTCATCCACCACTTGAAACTCTACTTCAATCGTTAAGTTTCAAGCAAATCGATGCTCGACATGAAAATATCAAGAAAGCTCATAGAAAAACATGCAAATGGATCATCAAGAGAGCGGAGTATCTCGACTGGCTGAATCCCAATAAGGTCGACGaacatcatggcttcttgtGGATCAAAGGAAAGCCCGGGGCAGGAAAGTCCACTTTGATGAAATTCCTTCTGAGTAATTCCCGCAGAACAATGAAGAACAAAATCAtcatctctttcttcttcaatgcaCGAGGAGAACAATTGGAGAAGTCCACTGCTGGCATGTACAGGTCACTGTTACTGCAGATGTTGCAACAACTTCCCAGGCTTCACAATGTGCTCGAACCTGGGCTGGTCCTAGGGATCAGCGAGAATCACGACTGGGGTGTTGAGCCACTAAGAACACTTTTTGAGCAAACTGTGGAAGGCCTTGGGGATTCTTCTGTTGTTGCCTTCATTGATGCCTTGGACGAATGTGACGAGTCCGAAATTCGCTCCATGGTGTCATCATTCAAGAGTCTGGGCAAGATGAGCGCTGAGGAAGGAGTCAGTTTCCAGGTTTGCTTGGCGAGCAGACACTATCCTCACATCACGATGCCAAAAAAGATTGAGCTGATTCTGGAAGGACAAGAGGGACATGAACAAGACATCATTTCTTATCTTGACAGCGAGTTGGAGATTGGAGAAAGCAAACTCGCATACGAGATTCGTACTCAAATCCAAGAAAAGGCATCAGGTGTCTTTATGTGGGTTGTCCTTGTGTCTGGTATTCTGCAACAAAAGTTTGATGAAGGGCGCATACATGACTTAAAGCAGACCCTTGGAGAGATCCCAGGAGACCTGCACGAGCTTTTCCGAAATATTCTTACTCGAGATGATGCAAATAAGGATGAAATGCTTTTATGCATCCAATGGGTTCTCTTTGCACGAAACCCGCTAAAGCCAGAGCAGCTTTATTTTGCGATCCGCTCACACATAGAGTGCACCACATGCAAGTGGGACCGAGACGACATTACTGAAGCTACCATTCGTAACTTTATTCTAAGTTCCTCGAAAGGCCTCGCTGAAGTTATTCGGACAAAGAAGGATCCAACAGTCCAGTTCATTCACGAGTCAGTCAGAGACTTCCTCCTCAAAGACGGAGGCCTCAGAGTCATTCTGGATATGAGCGGAGATATTGGTGCAGAGAGCCATGATCAGTTAAAGAGTTGCTGCTATAAGTATGTGCAATCATATACGGAAGAGAATGGCTCACCAGAAGGCGACTCTAAGCAGCACCTCTCCGAAGCTTGTGTTGCGGCAGACTTTGAGTTTCCTTTTCTGAGGTATGCCGTGCAGAATGTTCTTTATCACGCGAATGCAGCAGAAGAGGGAGACATCAGTCAGACTGAATTTTTGAAAACCTTCCAACTTGCAGAATGGATTCAACACAATAACGTCTTCCAGGACAAAGATGTACGTCGACATACAGCTGGTGCTAGTCTTTTGTACCTCCTCGCTGAGCATGGCTTTGGGAAGCTTATCGAGAGCCACCGAGCAAGCCAGTCCTGCTTTGATATTGAAGGCGAGCGCTATGGCGCCCCTGTCCTTGCAGCAATGGCTACGGGTAGCCGACCAACAGTCTGGAGGCTACTCAAAAGGGAGACACGCGACGAACCTACGACATCAAATTTACACACCTTATTCCATGAGTACAACGTGACAAGAATAGGAAAGCACAGCATTGGGCGCAATTTCACATTTAACCCGAAACGGGgtcttatttactatattttgCAGAATGACGACCTCATTGTGGCCTCGTTTGTTATCGCTTCCCGCAATGCCTACACATGGCCAGAGCTGCAGGCCCCTCGTAGCGAGACACTATTTTCAGTGGCAATTCAGCACTGCCATGATGTCTTAGCTACTTTTCGATTTCTGCTTGAGAACGGGGCCGATATTGAAGCTAGAGATAAGCGCAAAGGGACGCCGCTTGCTCTTGCCGCTGCAAACGGAAATGCGGCTGTTGTAGCTTTTCTAATGGGAAAAGGCGCTAATGTCGATCATACTTGCAACCATGATATGACAGCACTTATGTATGCTGCAGCTGGGGGTAGTGAAGAATGCATGCGGTTGCTCATCTCCGGGGGAGCCAGTGTAGCTGCGACAGACAACCAGGGACAGACAGCGCTTTTCGGGGCCGTGTGTAGCGAAAACGAGTCTGAAGCCAAGGTGCATTTATTGATTGGCCATGGGGTCGATGTTGCCGCAACTGACAACAATGGTTGCACAGCACTGGCGTGGTCATTGAAGGCAGGTAAGGCTAAGGAATCAACTGTACAGATGCTGCTTGGTCATAGCGACATAGTCGACAAACCTGATCACGTTGGAAGAACACCATTGATGTTTGCGCTGAATAGCAACCTTTCGATCATGAAGCAGCTCATAGAATGGGGTGCTCACGTCAACTCGATCGATAATCAAGGACAGAGCGCCCTGTTGCTGGCCGTCAAGTTGAAGGCAGAGAGTCACGCACGCCTTTTAATAGATAGCGGCGCCTGTACTGATGTCTATGACACGCAAAGTCACCGCACAGCTCTGTCATACGCTGTTACCTGGAAGTATTCTGATATAGCCGTTGCCCCACGAGGCCATTCACCTATGGAGTTATTTTATCATGGTGACAAATTGCCTCCAAGCATAGCAGAAGCTCTTCTGATCCGGGGTGCGGCGGTTGGTATACCTGATCTGAGCGGCAGGACGCCATTATCATATACAGCAAGTACCAGAGACGGTGCCGACTTGACCGCGCTATTGCTTTCCTATGGGGCAGATGTTGATAGGGCAGACAACAATGGTAGGACGCCACTCTCATACGCGGCGAAACATAATTCTCAAGTTTGTGAGCTACTGCTTTCCTATGGGGCAGATGTTGATAGGGCAGACAACAATGGTAGGACGCCACTATCATATGCTGCTCAATTTCATAATAATTTCTCTAGTTGGTATTGTGTCCAACTACTTCTGGATCGAGGAGCAAGTCCTGATAAAGTCGATGAGGCTGGGAAGACCGCTCTTTCATATATCAGAGATCAACAGATTGAGGACCTACTATCGAATTAA